In a genomic window of Nostoc sp. UHCC 0870:
- a CDS encoding peptidylprolyl isomerase encodes MSQSINITNNDLVQQIKILGHIPDIIQQIITRTIIEKSAAELGIKIETEELQKAADQMRLMNNLLNAEETWKWLEKNHLSLDDFEHIVYINLLSSKLSAHLFTNQAEPYFYERQLDYQGAVMYEVMLDDEDLAWELFYAIKEDETSFFDVAHKYIQDVELRRKCGYIGLVHRQDLSVEVSTAVFAAKPPQLLKPIVTAKGVHLIFVEEIVQRQLDEKLRQEISAQLYYEWLKTQSEQVELTLQLD; translated from the coding sequence ATGTCACAATCTATTAATATCACCAATAATGATCTTGTGCAGCAAATAAAAATATTAGGTCATATACCTGATATTATTCAGCAGATTATCACGCGAACAATTATTGAAAAGTCTGCGGCTGAATTAGGTATCAAAATTGAAACAGAAGAACTACAAAAAGCAGCAGATCAAATGCGATTGATGAATAATCTTCTCAATGCTGAAGAGACTTGGAAATGGCTAGAAAAAAATCATTTATCTTTAGATGATTTTGAACATATTGTCTATATAAATTTACTTTCTAGTAAGTTGTCCGCTCATTTATTTACAAATCAAGCTGAACCATACTTTTATGAGCGTCAACTAGATTATCAGGGTGCAGTTATGTATGAGGTGATGTTAGATGATGAAGATTTAGCTTGGGAACTTTTTTATGCAATTAAAGAAGATGAAACGAGCTTCTTTGATGTTGCCCACAAATATATTCAAGATGTAGAATTACGGCGTAAATGTGGGTATATAGGGTTAGTTCATCGTCAAGATTTAAGTGTGGAAGTTTCTACTGCTGTGTTTGCAGCTAAACCCCCACAGCTTTTAAAGCCTATTGTGACAGCTAAAGGTGTGCATTTAATTTTTGTAGAGGAGATTGTGCAAAGACAACTAGATGAAAAGTTACGTCAAGAAATTTCTGCACAGTTGTATTATGAATGGCTTAAAACCCAAAGTGAGCAAGTTGAACTTACTCTTCAGCTTGATTAG